The following are encoded in a window of Bradyrhizobium guangdongense genomic DNA:
- a CDS encoding FliM/FliN family flagellar motor switch protein → MPTLDKVTVDLMVVLGTTTMPIHQVLRLSRGAIIELDATEADEVKVLANNLPVASGVVLVDRNRIAVEVKQMLPRTPGTR, encoded by the coding sequence GTGCCCACACTCGATAAAGTCACCGTGGATCTCATGGTCGTGCTCGGGACGACCACCATGCCGATCCACCAAGTATTACGTCTTTCCCGCGGCGCCATCATCGAGCTGGATGCAACCGAGGCTGACGAGGTCAAGGTCCTGGCCAACAATCTGCCGGTAGCCTCGGGCGTCGTGCTCGTCGACCGCAACCGGATCGCGGTCGAGGTCAAGCAGATGCTGCCCAGGACGCCGGGGACGCGGTAG
- the lipB gene encoding lipoyl(octanoyl) transferase LipB, with product MVNPPRNSRQQLDLTSFSAAGGEPVEWRISNAPVPYPQAVAEMEARVAAIAAGEAPELVWLLEHPPLYTSGTSGKETDLLDARFPTFATGRGGQLTYHGPGQRVAYIMLDLKRRRPDVRAYVASLEELILKTLAAFNIRGERREDRVGVWVKRPDKGDGHEDKIAAIGVRLKRWVSFHGIAINVEPELSHFAGIVPCGVADPRYGVTSLVDLGQLVTMEDVDVALRQAFEDLFGPTRALLPEAAA from the coding sequence ATGGTTAATCCGCCTCGAAACTCCCGCCAACAGCTCGATTTGACATCGTTTTCCGCCGCCGGCGGCGAGCCCGTCGAGTGGCGAATCTCCAACGCGCCGGTGCCCTATCCGCAAGCGGTGGCCGAGATGGAAGCGCGGGTCGCGGCGATCGCGGCGGGCGAGGCCCCCGAGCTGGTTTGGCTGCTCGAGCACCCCCCGCTCTACACCTCCGGGACGTCAGGCAAGGAGACCGACCTGCTCGACGCCCGCTTCCCGACGTTCGCAACCGGGCGCGGCGGACAGCTCACCTATCATGGCCCCGGCCAGCGGGTGGCCTACATCATGCTCGACCTCAAGCGCCGCCGGCCGGACGTACGGGCCTATGTCGCGAGCCTGGAGGAGCTGATCCTGAAGACGCTCGCCGCCTTCAACATCCGCGGCGAGCGGCGCGAGGACCGGGTCGGCGTCTGGGTGAAGCGGCCCGACAAGGGCGATGGGCACGAGGACAAGATCGCGGCGATCGGCGTGCGGCTGAAGCGCTGGGTCTCGTTCCACGGCATCGCGATCAATGTCGAGCCGGAGCTGTCGCATTTCGCCGGTATCGTGCCTTGCGGCGTCGCCGATCCCCGCTACGGCGTCACCTCGCTGGTCGATCTCGGCCAGCTCGTGACGATGGAAGATGTCGACGTCGCGCTCCGGCAGGCGTTTGAAGACCTGTTCGGACCGACCCGCGCACTGCTGCCGGAAGCGGCCGCCTGA
- a CDS encoding DNA helicase: MKLSAPIYHLKRKAKRLSREEGIPLHDALDRIATTEGFSAWSMLAAKAAALTPANKLFPQFRPGDLVLVGARPGQGKTLMSLELAVEAMKSGHRAAFFSLDYTEKDVLDRLRAIGAQPAQFDELFEVDCSDAISADYIVKQMATAPRGTVVVIDYLQLLDQRRENPDLTVQVCALKSFARDNGLIIVFISQIDRSYDPATKPCPELSDVRLPNPLDLKLFDKTCFMNDSEVQFRVAS; this comes from the coding sequence ATGAAACTGTCTGCGCCGATCTATCATCTGAAGCGGAAAGCAAAACGCCTGTCCCGCGAGGAAGGCATCCCGCTTCACGATGCGCTCGACCGCATCGCCACGACGGAAGGCTTTTCCGCCTGGAGCATGCTTGCGGCGAAGGCCGCGGCATTGACGCCCGCCAACAAGCTGTTTCCGCAGTTCAGGCCCGGCGACCTGGTGCTGGTCGGCGCGCGTCCCGGCCAAGGCAAGACCTTGATGAGCCTCGAACTCGCGGTGGAGGCGATGAAGTCAGGCCATCGCGCGGCCTTCTTCTCGCTCGACTACACCGAGAAGGACGTGCTGGACCGCCTGCGTGCGATCGGCGCCCAGCCTGCGCAATTCGACGAGCTCTTCGAGGTCGATTGCTCCGATGCCATCAGCGCCGACTACATCGTCAAGCAGATGGCAACAGCGCCGCGCGGCACGGTCGTCGTGATCGACTATCTGCAACTGCTCGACCAGAGGCGGGAGAACCCCGATCTGACCGTGCAGGTGTGCGCGCTGAAATCCTTCGCACGCGACAACGGGCTGATCATCGTCTTCATCTCGCAGATCGACCGGTCCTATGATCCCGCGACCAAGCCCTGCCCCGAGCTCAGCGATGTCAGACTGCCGAACCCGCTGGACCTGAAGCTGTTCGACAAGACATGCTTCATGAATGATTCAGAAGTCCAGTTCCGGGTCGCAAGCTGA
- a CDS encoding tautomerase family protein, with amino-acid sequence MPLITVAYTSSRQSPSLKADIASAVSELTAGILHKDPNVTAIIVKSVDAGDWFAGGKSLAEQKLASYWIDIHVTEGTNTKDEKAAYLAAMFKRMAEILGSLHPETYLHVDEVRGDAYGFGGLSQERRYIAGKLDVSLKAA; translated from the coding sequence ATGCCCCTGATCACCGTAGCCTACACCTCGTCCCGCCAGTCGCCGTCGCTAAAGGCGGATATCGCCAGCGCCGTGTCCGAGCTGACGGCCGGGATTCTGCACAAGGACCCCAACGTCACCGCGATCATCGTGAAGTCGGTCGATGCTGGGGACTGGTTCGCCGGCGGCAAGTCGCTCGCCGAGCAGAAGCTCGCCAGCTACTGGATCGACATCCACGTCACCGAAGGCACCAACACCAAGGATGAGAAGGCGGCCTATCTCGCCGCAATGTTCAAGCGCATGGCCGAGATTTTGGGCTCGCTGCACCCTGAGACCTATCTGCACGTCGACGAGGTCAGGGGCGATGCCTACGGCTTTGGCGGCTTGAGCCAGGAACGCCGTTATATCGCCGGCAAGCTCGACGTGTCGCTGAAGGCAGCGTGA
- a CDS encoding LysR family transcriptional regulator, producing MTATLDIATVQAFLLVADLQSFTRAAEALGTTQAAVSLKLQRLETLLTKRLVERSPRAVRLTADGAAFLDRARALMTAHDLALSGDAPTARSLSLGISDHAAGPELVPLLERLHATSSNLTLAVTIGFSREMQDAYDAGELDAVIVRQEGSRRGGEKLTEDEFGWFASRRFTLPKGEPLPLATLAPPCGVRAVAVRALDKAGLAWRERFVGGGVTAVVAAALAGLAVAPLARRIAPPGLVDIGTAHELPKLGSSKVMLHSKVSDPAKLAALRAVAATFRSATDTRLGGKH from the coding sequence ATGACAGCGACACTCGACATCGCGACGGTCCAGGCCTTCCTGCTGGTTGCCGACCTGCAGAGCTTCACCCGTGCCGCAGAGGCGCTCGGCACGACGCAGGCCGCGGTCAGCCTCAAGCTGCAACGACTGGAAACGTTGCTGACAAAGCGCCTCGTCGAACGCTCGCCGCGCGCGGTCCGGCTCACCGCCGATGGCGCGGCGTTCCTCGATCGCGCCCGCGCGCTGATGACCGCGCATGACCTCGCGCTCTCCGGCGATGCACCGACTGCACGGTCGCTCTCGCTCGGTATCTCCGATCACGCCGCAGGCCCTGAACTGGTGCCGCTGCTCGAACGCCTGCACGCCACGTCGTCAAACCTCACGCTTGCCGTCACCATCGGCTTCTCGCGCGAGATGCAGGATGCCTATGACGCGGGCGAGCTCGATGCGGTGATCGTACGTCAGGAAGGCAGTCGTCGCGGCGGCGAGAAGCTGACGGAGGACGAATTCGGCTGGTTCGCGTCAAGACGCTTCACGCTGCCGAAGGGCGAGCCACTGCCGCTCGCGACCCTCGCTCCGCCCTGCGGCGTCCGGGCAGTTGCCGTGCGCGCACTCGACAAGGCCGGCCTCGCCTGGCGCGAACGGTTTGTTGGCGGCGGTGTCACGGCGGTGGTCGCCGCCGCACTCGCCGGCCTCGCTGTCGCGCCTCTGGCGCGGCGGATCGCGCCTCCCGGACTGGTCGATATCGGGACCGCGCACGAATTGCCCAAACTCGGCAGCTCGAAAGTGATGCTGCACTCGAAAGTGAGCGATCCCGCCAAGCTCGCGGCCCTGCGCGCGGTGGCGGCGACGTTTAGAAGTGCGACCGATACACGCCTTGGCGGCAAGCATTAG
- a CDS encoding PAS domain-containing sensor histidine kinase has translation MIKKFNQQRDLFESERSFRLLVEGVADYALYMLDPNGIITSWNIGGERIKGYSPQEILGQHFSRFYTETDRANGKPARALGIARDQGRYEEEGWRVRKDGTFFWASVVIDPIYEGGTLVGFAKITRDITERRNTQLKLEAMQRQLAESQKFDALGQLTGGVAHDFNNLLMIISGSLHVLKRGDSEDSRLQRAISAIETATKRGAALTGQLLTFARRQSVNPQPIQFGDRIEAIREVLHAGVGSAVRLAFEIEREIWPIKADVSEFETALLNLVINARDAMPDGGTVTIGAHNIVLNDPLHSGEFVAITVADTGFGIPSDVVDKIFEPFFTTKPVGKGTGLGLSQVHGFAHQAGGTVRVASELGKGTTFTILLPRETATAPSETSGTAPLRGSGTVLLVEDNPDVALVSTGLLEQLGYSVRRVADAEAALHEVEQNSIDFVFSDIVMPGKMDGLSLAHRLRQIRPGLPVLLATGYSDVAAGVRGDFPILRKPYEIHELSEAIAKLPR, from the coding sequence ATGATCAAAAAGTTCAATCAACAGAGAGACTTGTTCGAAAGCGAACGGAGTTTCCGGCTGTTGGTGGAGGGAGTCGCGGACTACGCCCTCTACATGCTCGACCCGAACGGCATCATCACGAGCTGGAATATCGGCGGCGAGCGGATCAAAGGCTATTCGCCCCAGGAGATCCTCGGCCAGCATTTCTCGCGCTTTTACACCGAGACCGACCGCGCCAACGGCAAGCCTGCCCGTGCGCTCGGCATCGCGCGGGACCAGGGCCGCTACGAGGAGGAAGGCTGGCGTGTCCGCAAGGACGGCACCTTCTTCTGGGCCAGCGTCGTGATCGACCCGATCTACGAGGGCGGCACCCTCGTCGGCTTTGCCAAGATCACTCGCGACATCACCGAGCGCCGCAACACTCAGCTCAAGCTCGAGGCGATGCAGAGACAGCTTGCCGAGTCGCAGAAGTTCGATGCGCTCGGCCAGCTCACTGGCGGCGTCGCGCACGATTTCAACAATTTGCTGATGATCATCAGCGGCAGCCTTCATGTCCTGAAGAGGGGCGACTCCGAGGATTCGAGATTGCAGCGCGCGATCTCGGCGATCGAGACCGCCACCAAGCGCGGCGCCGCGCTGACGGGCCAGCTCCTGACCTTCGCGCGCCGGCAGAGCGTCAATCCGCAACCGATCCAATTCGGCGATCGCATCGAGGCGATCCGGGAGGTGCTTCACGCCGGCGTCGGCAGCGCTGTCCGCCTCGCCTTCGAGATCGAGCGGGAAATCTGGCCGATCAAGGCCGATGTCTCGGAGTTCGAGACGGCACTGCTCAACCTCGTCATCAACGCGCGCGACGCGATGCCGGATGGCGGCACCGTGACGATCGGCGCGCACAACATCGTCCTGAACGATCCGCTGCATAGCGGCGAATTCGTCGCCATCACTGTCGCCGATACCGGCTTCGGCATCCCCTCCGACGTCGTCGACAAGATCTTCGAACCGTTCTTCACGACCAAGCCGGTCGGAAAAGGCACCGGTCTCGGCCTGTCGCAGGTGCACGGCTTTGCGCATCAGGCCGGCGGCACGGTCAGGGTTGCAAGCGAGCTCGGCAAGGGCACGACTTTCACCATCCTGCTGCCGCGTGAAACCGCGACCGCACCGAGCGAGACGTCCGGGACGGCGCCCCTGCGCGGCAGCGGCACGGTTCTGCTGGTCGAGGACAATCCCGACGTCGCTCTGGTCAGCACCGGGCTTCTGGAGCAGCTCGGCTACAGCGTACGCCGCGTCGCCGATGCCGAAGCCGCCTTGCATGAGGTCGAGCAGAACAGCATCGACTTCGTGTTCTCCGATATCGTGATGCCCGGCAAGATGGACGGGCTCAGCCTCGCCCATCGCCTCCGCCAGATCCGCCCCGGCCTGCCAGTCCTGCTCGCCACCGGCTACAGCGACGTCGCAGCCGGCGTGCGCGGCGATTTCCCGATCCTGCGCAAGCCGTACGAGATCCACGAGCTGAGCGAAGCGATTGCGAAGCTGCCGAGGTGA
- a CDS encoding acylphosphatase, which translates to MSRAILQVMIRGRVQGVGYRAWVEHTASTSGLEGWVRNRRDGSVEALFAGTPKLVADMVALCRHGPPSSHVDSVTSETASVDELNLRRAGETFSVLPTV; encoded by the coding sequence ATGAGCCGGGCCATTCTCCAGGTCATGATCCGCGGCCGTGTCCAGGGTGTCGGCTATCGCGCCTGGGTCGAGCACACGGCGAGCACGAGCGGGCTCGAAGGCTGGGTCCGCAACCGCCGCGACGGCAGTGTCGAGGCGCTGTTCGCTGGCACGCCGAAACTCGTCGCCGACATGGTCGCGCTATGCCGCCACGGCCCGCCGTCCTCGCATGTCGATAGCGTCACCAGTGAAACCGCCAGTGTCGACGAACTGAACCTGCGCAGGGCAGGGGAGACCTTCTCGGTGTTGCCGACGGTGTGA
- a CDS encoding isocitrate lyase/PEP mutase family protein — MTFRSRREKLRHILSASACVHPGSVYDAISIRIAEDLGFPLGMFGGSVASLAVLGDPDVTLITLTELAEQMRRMSRAASLPVLVDADHGYGNALNVRRTVQELETAGAAGLTIEDTLLPAAFGEAKAQLISLEEGVGKMKGALDARGDASLVIMGRTGAASITSIEDAIERASAYEATGVDALFFTGIKSCAELEAIASATRLPIVLGDAPDELNAIDYLASQRVRIALQGHAPIAAATQAIYEVQSALREGTPPKNLKALASSELTGRIMREADIKARSAAFLGLKK, encoded by the coding sequence ATGACCTTTCGTTCCCGCCGCGAGAAATTGCGCCACATCCTGTCGGCCTCGGCTTGCGTCCATCCGGGCTCGGTCTACGACGCAATCTCGATCCGTATTGCCGAGGATCTCGGCTTTCCGCTCGGCATGTTCGGCGGCTCGGTGGCCTCGCTCGCGGTGCTCGGCGATCCCGACGTCACCCTGATCACGCTCACGGAGCTTGCCGAGCAGATGCGGCGGATGTCGCGCGCCGCGAGCCTGCCGGTGCTGGTCGATGCCGATCACGGCTATGGCAACGCGCTCAACGTGCGCCGCACGGTGCAGGAGCTGGAGACCGCGGGCGCTGCCGGCCTCACCATCGAGGACACGCTTCTTCCTGCAGCTTTCGGCGAGGCGAAGGCGCAGTTGATCTCGCTGGAGGAGGGCGTCGGCAAGATGAAGGGCGCCCTCGATGCGCGCGGCGATGCCTCGCTCGTCATCATGGGCCGGACCGGCGCGGCCTCGATCACCTCGATCGAGGATGCGATCGAGCGCGCCAGCGCCTATGAAGCGACCGGTGTCGATGCGCTGTTCTTCACCGGGATCAAGTCGTGCGCCGAACTCGAGGCGATCGCGTCCGCCACGCGTCTGCCGATCGTGCTTGGCGACGCGCCCGACGAATTGAACGCGATCGACTATCTCGCCAGCCAGCGCGTACGCATCGCGCTCCAGGGCCACGCGCCGATCGCTGCGGCGACGCAGGCCATCTACGAGGTCCAGAGCGCGTTGCGCGAGGGCACGCCGCCGAAAAACCTCAAAGCCCTCGCATCGTCCGAGCTGACCGGCCGCATCATGCGCGAAGCCGATATCAAGGCGCGCAGCGCCGCTTTTCTCGGGCTGAAGAAATGA
- a CDS encoding acetyl-CoA carboxylase biotin carboxylase subunit, translated as MFKRILIANRGEIACRVIKTARKMGIQTVAVYSEADRDALHVEMADEAVLIGPPAAAESYLVIDKIVEACRKTGAEAVHPGYGFLSEREAFPRALEAAGIVFIGPNPGAIAAMGDKIESKKAAANADVSTVPGFLGVIEDAKHAVRIADAIGYPVMIKASAGGGGKGMRIAYSTGEVEEGFGLAKAEAKASFGDDRVFIEKFIVDPRHIEIQVLGDKHGNVIYLGERECSIQRRNQKVIEEAPSPLLDEATRRKMGEQAVALAKAVNYDSAGTVEFVAGQDKSFYFLEMNTRLQVEHPVTELVTGVDLVEQMIRVAAGEKLAIAQKDVTLTGWAVESRLYAEDPFRNFLPSIGRLVKYRPPAEASEDGITIRNDTGVQEGGEISIHYDPMIAKLVTHAPSRAAAIEAQATALDSFYVDGIRHNIPFLSALMHHPRWREGRLSTGFIAEEFPKGFAVRLPEGEVARRIAAVGAAIDHVLGERKRQISGQMGGRIVQRERRRAVWLDRQEIQLEVGREGEAIAIRFVDAEGKVGNAHLLQSPWKPGDPVWQGTIDGHFVAVQARPIPNGIRLAHQGVEVPVYVWTETEATSARLMPVAAASDTGKKLLCPMPGLIVSIAVTEGQEVKAGETLAVVEAMKMQNVLRAEQDGTVKKIHASAGATLAVDALILEFA; from the coding sequence ATGTTCAAACGCATCCTGATCGCCAATCGCGGCGAAATCGCCTGCCGGGTCATCAAGACCGCCCGCAAGATGGGAATTCAGACGGTGGCCGTCTATTCCGAGGCCGACCGCGACGCCCTCCATGTCGAGATGGCCGACGAGGCCGTCTTGATCGGCCCGCCCGCGGCGGCCGAGAGCTATCTGGTGATCGACAAGATCGTCGAGGCCTGCCGCAAGACGGGCGCCGAGGCCGTCCATCCCGGCTACGGCTTCCTGTCCGAGCGCGAGGCGTTTCCGCGGGCGCTGGAAGCCGCCGGCATCGTCTTTATCGGCCCGAACCCGGGCGCCATTGCAGCGATGGGCGACAAGATCGAATCCAAGAAGGCAGCGGCGAACGCCGACGTCTCGACTGTCCCCGGTTTCCTCGGCGTGATCGAAGACGCCAAGCACGCGGTCCGGATCGCCGACGCGATCGGCTATCCCGTCATGATCAAGGCCTCCGCCGGCGGTGGCGGCAAGGGCATGCGCATCGCCTACTCGACCGGGGAGGTCGAGGAGGGATTTGGCCTCGCCAAAGCAGAAGCGAAGGCCTCGTTCGGCGACGACCGCGTCTTCATTGAGAAGTTCATCGTCGATCCCCGCCATATCGAGATCCAGGTGCTGGGCGACAAGCACGGCAACGTGATCTATCTCGGCGAGCGCGAATGCTCAATCCAGCGCCGCAACCAGAAGGTCATCGAGGAGGCGCCGTCGCCGCTGCTCGACGAGGCCACCCGCCGCAAGATGGGCGAGCAGGCGGTCGCGCTGGCCAAGGCGGTGAATTATGATTCCGCCGGCACGGTCGAATTCGTCGCAGGGCAGGACAAGAGTTTCTACTTCCTGGAGATGAACACACGCCTCCAGGTCGAGCATCCCGTCACCGAGCTCGTCACGGGGGTCGATCTCGTCGAGCAGATGATCCGTGTCGCCGCCGGCGAGAAGCTCGCCATCGCGCAGAAGGACGTCACGCTGACCGGCTGGGCCGTCGAGTCGCGCCTCTACGCCGAAGACCCGTTCCGCAACTTCCTGCCGTCGATCGGGCGTCTGGTGAAATACCGTCCGCCGGCGGAAGCCAGCGAGGATGGCATCACGATCCGCAACGACACCGGCGTGCAGGAGGGCGGCGAGATCTCGATCCATTACGATCCGATGATCGCCAAGCTCGTCACGCATGCGCCCTCGCGCGCGGCTGCGATCGAAGCGCAGGCGACTGCGCTCGACTCGTTCTATGTCGATGGCATCAGGCACAACATCCCGTTCCTGTCGGCGCTGATGCATCATCCGCGCTGGCGCGAGGGCCGGCTGTCGACCGGCTTCATCGCCGAGGAATTCCCCAAGGGTTTTGCGGTGCGCCTGCCCGAAGGCGAGGTCGCACGGCGCATCGCCGCGGTCGGTGCCGCCATCGATCACGTGCTCGGCGAGCGCAAGCGGCAGATCTCCGGCCAGATGGGCGGCAGGATCGTACAGCGCGAGCGCCGCCGCGCCGTCTGGCTCGATCGCCAGGAGATCCAGCTCGAGGTGGGACGCGAGGGTGAGGCGATCGCGATCCGCTTCGTCGATGCCGAGGGCAAAGTCGGCAACGCGCACCTCCTGCAGTCGCCGTGGAAGCCGGGCGATCCGGTCTGGCAGGGCACCATCGATGGCCATTTCGTCGCGGTGCAGGCGCGGCCGATTCCGAACGGCATCCGGCTCGCCCATCAGGGCGTCGAGGTGCCCGTCTATGTCTGGACCGAAACGGAAGCGACGTCCGCACGCCTGATGCCGGTCGCCGCGGCTTCCGACACCGGCAAAAAGCTGCTCTGTCCGATGCCTGGCCTCATCGTCTCGATCGCGGTGACCGAGGGGCAGGAGGTCAAGGCCGGCGAAACGCTGGCCGTGGTCGAAGCCATGAAGATGCAGAACGTACTCCGCGCCGAGCAGGACGGCACCGTGAAGAAGATCCACGCCAGCGCCGGCGCGACGCTCGCGGTGGACGCGCTGATTCTGGAGTTTGCGTAA
- a CDS encoding zinc-binding metallopeptidase family protein, translating to MKLFVCQDCGNVLYFENRACERCGHRVAFLPEQETMSAVEPDGEGWKTLGDKSESRMLCRNAEYDACNWLTDVSDVTGFCRACRHNGIVPDLSDPAQLAGWRELEVAKHRLFYSLIRWKLPLQTRQDDPEHGLIFNFLADDPSTGQKIMTGHDNGLITIALTETDTIERERRRLEMGEPYRTLLGHFRHEVGHYFWDVLVRDGGKLEECRAVFGDDTVDYGQALQRHYAEGAPPDWQQNFVSAYATMHPWEDFAETWAHYLHIVDTLEMAGEFGMEVRPRVDHGGELTARIRFNPYEAKGVEALVNAWLPFTFAMNSVNRAMGLRDLYPFILSPAVVAKLGFIHSLVRDVAKDKTKVGRP from the coding sequence TTGAAGCTCTTTGTCTGCCAGGACTGCGGCAATGTTCTCTATTTCGAGAACCGCGCTTGCGAACGCTGCGGCCATCGGGTCGCCTTCCTGCCGGAGCAGGAAACCATGTCGGCGGTCGAGCCGGATGGGGAGGGCTGGAAGACCCTTGGGGACAAGAGCGAGAGCCGCATGCTCTGCCGCAACGCCGAATACGACGCCTGCAACTGGCTCACGGATGTTAGCGATGTCACGGGCTTTTGCCGCGCCTGCCGCCACAACGGCATCGTGCCCGACCTCTCCGATCCGGCGCAGCTCGCCGGTTGGCGCGAGCTGGAGGTGGCGAAGCATCGGCTGTTCTATTCCCTGATCCGCTGGAAGCTGCCGCTCCAGACCCGCCAGGACGATCCCGAGCATGGCCTGATCTTCAATTTCCTCGCCGATGACCCGAGCACCGGGCAGAAGATCATGACCGGCCACGACAACGGCCTGATCACGATCGCGCTCACCGAAACCGACACCATCGAGCGCGAGCGGCGCAGGCTGGAGATGGGCGAGCCGTATCGCACGCTGCTCGGGCATTTCCGCCATGAGGTCGGACATTATTTCTGGGACGTGCTGGTGCGCGATGGTGGGAAGCTGGAGGAATGCCGCGCGGTGTTCGGCGACGACACTGTCGATTACGGTCAGGCCCTGCAGCGCCACTATGCCGAAGGCGCGCCGCCGGACTGGCAGCAGAATTTCGTGTCGGCCTACGCCACCATGCACCCCTGGGAAGATTTCGCCGAGACCTGGGCGCACTATCTCCACATCGTCGATACCCTGGAGATGGCCGGCGAGTTCGGCATGGAGGTGCGCCCCAGGGTCGACCACGGCGGGGAGCTGACGGCGCGGATCCGCTTCAACCCCTACGAGGCGAAGGGCGTCGAGGCGCTTGTCAACGCATGGCTGCCCTTCACCTTCGCCATGAACAGCGTCAACCGCGCCATGGGCTTGCGCGATCTCTATCCCTTTATTCTGTCCCCGGCCGTAGTCGCCAAGCTGGGCTTCATCCACAGCCTGGTCCGGGATGTCGCCAAGGACAAGACCAAGGTCGGGAGGCCGTAA